In a genomic window of Gossypium arboreum isolate Shixiya-1 chromosome 7, ASM2569848v2, whole genome shotgun sequence:
- the LOC108471861 gene encoding uncharacterized protein LOC108471861: protein MEHITASEVAGFGVGTLLLCATIAAPKVDAFISASQRSSLGLCKRCGDLRMIACSRCRGTGLIKANGPFSFNLIDNLYQSEEIKVKSVGCTKCQARGHFSCPDCSNTSTS from the exons ATGGAACACATAACAGCAAGCGAAGTTGCAGGCTTTGGAGTTGGCACTTTGTTACTATGTGCTACAATTGCTGCCCCCAAAGTTGATGCTTTCATTTCTGCTTCTCAGAGAAG TTCATTGGGCTTGTGCAAGAGATGTGGTGATCTACGGATGATAGCATGCTCAAGATGTAGAGGAACTGGATTGATCAAAGCAAATGGGCCATTCAGTTTCAACCTAATTGATAATCTGTATCAGTCTGAGGAGATTAAGGTAAAATCTGTTGGATGTACAAAATGTCAAGCTAGGGGTCACTTCAGTTGTCCTGATTGCTCTAATACATCCACTAGTTGA